One Mesorhizobium sp. L-2-11 genomic region harbors:
- a CDS encoding glutathione synthetase — protein sequence MRIAFFVNSIESETPGYTTTALALAAVQRGHSVVYVEPGDFILRPDDGLAISVAVLPDASYKTPDKLHAALKDAAKQKKTFAISDIDIVFLRNDPSLDATDRPWAANAGIMFGRLAAERGVIVVNDPDGLGQAQSKLYLQSFPEAVRPATLISRNITEIRAFIDKHAKGCIVKPLQGSGGKNVFHIAKPTDSNLNQIFEAASGAGYLIAQVYIPEAKAGDVRLFLMNGLPLARDGNYAAFRRVPAKGDVRSNIHAAGTARKVKVTGTMLGIAEMVRPKLISDGMFLVGLDIVGDKLLEINVFTPGGLTRLAVMYKTDFAMSVIVALEEKRTLRQAYGKTLTNSRLATL from the coding sequence ATGCGCATTGCGTTCTTTGTCAATTCCATTGAGAGCGAGACACCTGGCTATACGACAACAGCGTTGGCGCTGGCTGCGGTCCAGCGCGGCCATTCTGTTGTCTATGTTGAACCAGGCGACTTCATACTGCGTCCGGATGACGGTCTGGCTATCAGCGTCGCGGTTCTGCCGGATGCTTCCTACAAGACGCCCGACAAGCTGCATGCTGCCCTGAAGGATGCCGCGAAGCAGAAAAAGACCTTCGCGATAAGCGATATCGACATTGTGTTTCTGCGTAACGACCCGTCGCTGGACGCCACCGATCGACCATGGGCCGCTAACGCAGGCATTATGTTCGGGCGGCTCGCAGCGGAACGCGGCGTGATCGTCGTCAACGATCCGGACGGCCTGGGGCAGGCACAGAGCAAGCTCTACCTTCAATCTTTTCCCGAGGCGGTCAGGCCGGCTACCCTGATATCGCGCAATATCACCGAGATCCGCGCATTTATCGACAAACACGCGAAGGGCTGCATCGTCAAACCGCTGCAAGGGTCGGGTGGCAAGAACGTATTCCATATCGCAAAGCCTACCGATTCCAACCTCAACCAGATTTTCGAAGCGGCCAGCGGCGCCGGCTATCTCATCGCGCAGGTCTACATTCCGGAGGCCAAGGCTGGTGACGTGCGTCTTTTCCTGATGAACGGCCTGCCGCTGGCGCGCGACGGCAATTACGCAGCCTTTCGCCGCGTTCCAGCCAAGGGCGACGTCCGGTCCAATATCCATGCCGCCGGAACAGCCCGCAAGGTCAAGGTAACGGGCACGATGTTGGGCATTGCCGAGATGGTGCGCCCCAAGTTAATCAGCGACGGCATGTTTCTGGTTGGGCTCGACATCGTCGGGGACAAACTTCTGGAGATCAACGTCTTCACGCCAGGCGGGCTGACACGGCTCGCCGTCATGTACAAGACGGATTTTGCCATGAGTGTCATCGTTGCGCTGGAGGAGAAGCGGACGCTGCGTCAAGCTTATGGAAAGACCCTGACAAATTCGCGGCTGGCGACGCTCTGA